GGTCCGCGAGCAGGCCCACGGCCAGCGCGTAGGCATGGGCGCAGTTGTAGCCAAGGAGCACGTCGTAGTTCGAATAGACCAGGTAGCTCTTCTTCCCGGCGCGCAGCAGCGATGCCGACCGATCCACCTTGGGGAGGGCGGCGCCGGTCACCGTCCTGACCCCCAGTTGCTGCCAGCGGTTCAGGGGCACCGGCACGGTGAGCTCGCGGGACGCGCGGCAGCCGCTTTGCCGCAACCCGACCGTGTCGATCAGGCGATCCGCACCGCCGGCGGGCAGCTTCACCTCGCGGCCCCACGCCTGCCGCTCGGTCCAGCCGTAGGCCTTCATGTAGCTGGCAATCGAGGCGAACACGTCTGGCAGCGCCTTCCAGATATCGCGGCGGCCGTCGCCGTCGAAGTCTTGCGCGTGGGCCAGGTAGCTCGAGGGCATGAACTGGGTCTGGCCCATCGCGCCCGCCCACGAGCCCTTCATTTCGGCGAGGCTGATGTGGCCCTGGTCGATGATCTGGAGCGCGTCCATCAGCTCGGACGTGAAGAAGGCGCCGCGACGCCCATCCCATGCCAGAGTGGCCAGCGCCTGCACGGTGGGCCGGGTGCCGGTGAACCGGCCGAAATTCGACTCCATGCCCCACACGGCGATGAGCAGCGAAGTGGGCGGGCCGTACTTCCTGCTGACTTGCGCGAGCAGCTTGCGGTGGGCCGTGGCCTGCTCGCGGGCGGTGCGCACGAAGCGGCGCGTGAGCCGGCGCTCGATGTATTGATCAACGGTCAGGACGGTTTCGGCCTGGGTGCGGTCGCGCTCGACCACCACTTCGAGCGGCTCGAGGCCGGTCAGGGCGGCCTCCACGGTCGCGGCGCTCACGCCTTTCGCGAGCGCCTGCTCTTTCAGTTGCGCGACAAACGCCGGAAACTCCGGCCGTCCTTCCGGGGGCGACGGCACGGCGGCCTGCAGTGCGAGGGCGAAGGCCAGCAACAGCTTCAGGGTCGTCACCCTCTCACTTTACTTGCGGCGGCACATCTCAAAAGAGAAAAGGGCGGCACTAAAGTGCCGCCCTCCTGGCGAGCGCTGTGGTTAGAGCGCGTTACCGGCGGCACCATCGACGGTGATGGCCTGGCCGGTGATGTAGCTGCCGGCCTGCGAGGCGAGGAACACGACCAGGTTCGCCAGCTCCTCGGGGCGGCCGAGGCGGCCGAGGGGAATGCCGGCCACCGAGGCCTTGCGAACGTCGTCCAGCGGCTTGCCGCTCTTCTGCGCGTTGGCCTGATCCAGCTCGGCGATGCGCTCGGTGTCGATGCGCCCGGGCGCAATCACGTTGACGAGAATGCCCTGCGGCGCCAACTCGCGCGACAGGGTCTTGGCAATGCCCCAGACACCGGCCCGCAACGCGTTGGAGAGCGCCAGGTTCGGGATCGGCTGCTTGATGGACGAGGAGGCAA
This sequence is a window from Vicinamibacterales bacterium. Protein-coding genes within it:
- a CDS encoding lytic murein transglycosylase; the encoded protein is MTTLKLLLAFALALQAAVPSPPEGRPEFPAFVAQLKEQALAKGVSAATVEAALTGLEPLEVVVERDRTQAETVLTVDQYIERRLTRRFVRTAREQATAHRKLLAQVSRKYGPPTSLLIAVWGMESNFGRFTGTRPTVQALATLAWDGRRGAFFTSELMDALQIIDQGHISLAEMKGSWAGAMGQTQFMPSSYLAHAQDFDGDGRRDIWKALPDVFASIASYMKAYGWTERQAWGREVKLPAGGADRLIDTVGLRQSGCRASRELTVPVPLNRWQQLGVRTVTGAALPKVDRSASLLRAGKKSYLVYSNYDVLLGYNCAHAYALAVGLLADRIGG